In Deinococcus puniceus, one genomic interval encodes:
- a CDS encoding M3 family oligoendopeptidase — MTSTQPPAAQLAAQLPRWRTDDLYSGLTDPRFATDLTELRGQVQALEALFDSIGVRKGGPAATPQTLEPVLNGMNELSLRLTSVRAFITAFVTTDSRDAEAQRAQGDLTTLTLPLGPMRSRLTAWLGGQDVEALLADSEVARAHEHLIRRAVVYAQHQMSPDEEDLAARLRPSGAGGWSKLHGNVTSTLKGDFRGQKLPVTALRALATDPDASVRQDAYHAEIAVWQDAEVVLAAALNGVKGEEGTLAARRGFADAVAPSLLTHGIDRQTLDAMQAAVVRSFPDLRRYFAAKARGMGKPKLDWWDLFAPAGRSETEWTYGAGKAFVETQFRAFSGKLGDYAARAFEGDWIDAGPRDGKRGGAFCMGWQGADSRILMNHDPSLDSVSTLAHELGHGYHNMLKAGRTPLQRETPMTLAETASIFCETIIQNAALEQATGAERLYVLETQLLGHAQVVVDIHSRFLFERAVFEKRAERDLTPQEFSDLMVWAQRETYGDALATPHPYMWAVKPHYYSLSFYNYPYTFGLLFGLGLYAQYVQARAGGQEAEFQARYDELLASTGQADARALAAGFGIDLHAPEFWEGSLDVIRGQIAAYERAVSEQ, encoded by the coding sequence ATGACCTCAACCCAACCCCCCGCAGCCCAGTTGGCGGCCCAGTTGCCCCGTTGGCGCACCGACGACCTGTACAGCGGCCTGACCGATCCCCGCTTTGCCACCGACCTGACCGAGTTGCGTGGGCAAGTGCAGGCGCTTGAAGCCCTCTTCGATTCAATCGGTGTCAGGAAGGGTGGCCCCGCCGCTACGCCGCAGACGCTGGAGCCTGTGCTGAACGGCATGAATGAGCTTTCGCTGCGGCTGACCAGTGTACGGGCCTTCATCACCGCGTTCGTGACCACCGACAGCCGCGACGCCGAGGCCCAGCGGGCACAGGGCGACCTGACCACGCTCACACTGCCGCTGGGGCCGATGCGTTCGCGCCTCACGGCTTGGCTGGGTGGGCAGGATGTGGAAGCTTTGCTGGCTGACTCCGAAGTGGCCCGCGCCCACGAACACCTGATTCGACGCGCTGTGGTGTACGCGCAGCACCAAATGTCGCCCGATGAGGAAGACTTGGCCGCCCGGTTGCGGCCCAGTGGCGCAGGCGGCTGGAGCAAATTGCACGGCAATGTGACCAGCACCCTGAAAGGTGACTTCCGGGGCCAGAAACTCCCCGTGACGGCCCTGCGAGCGCTCGCCACCGACCCCGACGCCAGCGTGCGCCAGGATGCCTACCACGCCGAAATTGCTGTGTGGCAGGATGCCGAAGTGGTGCTGGCCGCCGCCCTGAACGGGGTCAAGGGCGAGGAAGGCACGCTGGCCGCCCGCCGTGGCTTTGCCGACGCGGTGGCCCCCAGCCTGCTGACTCACGGTATAGATCGCCAAACGCTGGACGCCATGCAAGCCGCCGTGGTGCGCTCGTTTCCCGATCTCCGGCGCTACTTTGCGGCCAAAGCGCGGGGCATGGGCAAACCCAAACTGGACTGGTGGGACTTGTTCGCCCCCGCCGGACGCAGCGAAACCGAGTGGACGTATGGCGCGGGCAAGGCCTTCGTCGAAACCCAATTCCGGGCCTTTTCGGGCAAATTGGGAGACTACGCGGCCCGCGCCTTCGAGGGCGACTGGATCGACGCTGGCCCCCGCGACGGCAAACGCGGCGGGGCATTTTGCATGGGCTGGCAAGGCGCAGACAGCCGCATCCTGATGAACCACGATCCCAGCCTCGACAGTGTGTCTACGCTGGCGCACGAGCTAGGGCACGGCTACCACAACATGCTGAAAGCGGGCCGCACGCCCCTGCAACGCGAAACGCCCATGACCTTGGCCGAAACCGCCAGCATCTTCTGCGAAACTATTATTCAGAATGCGGCGCTGGAGCAGGCGACGGGTGCCGAGCGGCTGTACGTGCTGGAAACCCAACTGTTGGGCCACGCGCAAGTCGTCGTAGACATCCATTCCCGTTTCCTGTTCGAGCGGGCCGTCTTCGAAAAGCGGGCCGAGCGCGACCTGACCCCGCAGGAGTTCAGCGACCTGATGGTGTGGGCGCAGCGCGAAACCTACGGCGACGCCCTCGCCACGCCGCACCCGTATATGTGGGCCGTCAAGCCGCACTATTACTCCCTGTCGTTTTACAACTACCCGTACACTTTTGGCCTGCTGTTCGGGCTGGGACTCTACGCCCAGTACGTGCAGGCGCGGGCGGGGGGGCAGGAAGCCGA
- a CDS encoding phytoene desaturase family protein has protein sequence MSPTPNAAPKSAEWDAIVIGSGPNGLAGAVTLARAGLRVLVLERNAQPGGGLSSAALTLPGFTHDVGSAIHPLGLASPAFRDWPLHAFGLDWVTPPAPFGHVMEDGRGVVIEQSLDATAESLGAGGRGWRTLFGPMLAGWEGMLDDVLRPLPRLPKHPLTLARFGLRGVPPAVLGARLLKTPEARAAWAGLAAHGTLPLSVPGTGAAALMLGTLAHAVNWPFPRGGAQSLTNALVAYLRFLGGDVQTGVNVESLKDLPPARVVLVDSSPRVLLDLLGDAATPAYRRWLGRYRYGSGILKLDYALSGPVPWLDPALRRAGTLHLGGTLEAIAQAEATVSRGGLPERPYVLAAQHTLFDPSRAPAGQHTFWAYAHVPPNTPDSYADTIEAQIERAAPGFRDLILGRTLTNARQLQALSPVFEGGDVNGGKGDLWGLLARPLPTPTPYRTPDPRVYLCSSATPPGGGIHGMGGYWAARAALNDHQF, from the coding sequence ATGTCCCCCACCCCTAACGCCGCCCCCAAATCTGCCGAATGGGACGCCATCGTGATCGGGTCTGGGCCGAATGGACTGGCTGGGGCAGTCACGCTGGCGCGGGCAGGCTTGCGGGTGCTGGTGCTGGAGCGCAATGCCCAACCCGGCGGTGGCCTCAGCAGCGCGGCGCTGACCCTGCCGGGGTTTACGCACGATGTCGGCAGCGCTATTCATCCGCTGGGACTGGCCTCGCCCGCGTTTCGGGACTGGCCGCTGCACGCCTTCGGGCTGGACTGGGTGACGCCGCCTGCACCATTTGGACATGTGATGGAAGACGGACGCGGCGTGGTGATCGAGCAGAGTTTGGACGCCACCGCCGAGAGCTTGGGCGCGGGGGGGCGGGGCTGGCGCACGCTGTTTGGGCCGATGCTGGCGGGTTGGGAAGGCATGCTGGATGACGTGCTGCGACCCTTGCCCCGGCTCCCCAAGCACCCGCTGACGCTGGCCCGCTTTGGGCTGCGAGGCGTGCCGCCTGCCGTGTTGGGCGCACGACTTCTCAAGACTCCTGAAGCGCGTGCGGCATGGGCTGGGCTGGCCGCACACGGCACGTTGCCGCTGTCGGTTCCCGGCACTGGAGCGGCGGCGCTGATGCTGGGCACGCTGGCCCACGCGGTGAATTGGCCGTTTCCACGCGGCGGCGCACAGAGTCTGACGAATGCGCTGGTGGCCTACCTGCGGTTTCTGGGCGGCGACGTGCAAACGGGCGTGAACGTGGAGAGCCTGAAAGACCTTCCCCCCGCCCGCGTGGTGCTGGTGGATTCCAGCCCGCGTGTGCTGCTGGACTTGCTGGGCGACGCCGCCACGCCCGCCTACCGCCGCTGGTTGGGGCGCTACCGCTACGGCAGCGGCATTCTGAAACTGGATTATGCCTTGTCGGGGCCGGTGCCTTGGCTTGACCCAGCGTTGCGGCGGGCAGGCACGCTGCATCTGGGCGGCACGTTGGAAGCCATTGCACAGGCCGAAGCCACCGTGTCACGCGGTGGTTTGCCGGAACGCCCTTACGTGCTCGCCGCGCAGCACACTTTGTTTGACCCGTCTCGCGCTCCGGCAGGCCAGCACACCTTCTGGGCATACGCTCATGTGCCGCCGAATACGCCCGACTCCTACGCCGACACGATAGAGGCGCAAATCGAACGTGCCGCCCCCGGTTTCCGTGATCTGATCTTGGGGCGTACCCTGACCAACGCCCGCCAGCTTCAGGCACTGAGTCCGGTGTTCGAGGGCGGCGACGTGAATGGTGGCAAAGGCGATTTATGGGGCTTACTGGCCCGGCCCCTGCCCACGCCCACGCCGTACCGCACACCCGATCCGCGCGTGTATTTGTGCAGCAGCGCCACGCCCCCCGGCGGCGGCATTCACGGCATGGGGGGGTATTGGGCGGCGAGGGCAGCCTTGAACGACCACCAGTTCTAA
- the pstB gene encoding phosphate ABC transporter ATP-binding protein PstB encodes MTAAAPILTAHDVNIFYGSKQAVRNVHLEVQRGSVNALIGPSGCGKTTFLRAINRMHDLTPGARVTGKIMLDGEDVYGPNVDPVNMRRRVGMVFQKPNPFPTMSVFDNVVSGLKLAGIRDSKRLMEVAERSLRGAALWEEVKDRLKTPATGLSGGQQQRLCIARALAVEPEILLMDEPTSALDPASTAKIEDLMSDLKKVTTIIIVTHNMHQAARVSGTTSFFLNGDLVEHGVTDQIFTSPRDERTEAYVTGRFG; translated from the coding sequence ATGACCGCTGCTGCCCCCATCCTCACCGCCCACGACGTCAATATTTTTTACGGCTCCAAGCAGGCCGTCAGAAACGTGCATCTGGAAGTCCAGCGCGGCTCCGTGAACGCCTTGATCGGCCCCAGCGGATGCGGCAAAACCACCTTCCTGCGGGCCATCAACCGCATGCACGACTTGACCCCCGGCGCACGTGTGACGGGCAAAATTATGTTGGACGGCGAAGATGTGTACGGCCCCAACGTAGATCCCGTGAACATGCGCCGCCGGGTGGGGATGGTCTTTCAAAAACCCAACCCATTCCCCACCATGAGCGTGTTCGACAACGTGGTCAGCGGCTTGAAGCTGGCCGGAATCCGCGACAGCAAGCGCCTGATGGAAGTGGCCGAACGCAGTTTGCGCGGCGCGGCCCTCTGGGAAGAAGTCAAAGACCGCCTGAAGACGCCCGCGACGGGGTTGTCGGGTGGGCAGCAGCAACGTCTGTGCATCGCGCGGGCGCTGGCCGTGGAACCCGAAATCCTATTGATGGACGAACCCACCAGCGCCCTCGACCCTGCCAGCACCGCCAAAATCGAAGACCTGATGAGCGATCTGAAGAAGGTCACGACCATCATCATCGTGACCCACAACATGCACCAGGCCGCCCGCGTGAGCGGTACCACCAGCTTTTTCCTGAACGGCGACCTCGTGGAACACGGCGTCACCGACCAGATTTTCACCAGCCCCCGCGACGAGCGCACCGAAGCCTACGTGACCGGGCGCTTCGGCTGA
- a CDS encoding phosphate signaling complex PhoU family protein: MLSITLEQLDAVRDANNRAEFAGLTLRAQNLERETDALEREIEDACLHAFSLGLSPDDLAFHLLVFRSLTNLERVGDYAFTVARDLEALAPRTRSATLQDALPLVRLLSEMVERLAFAFAERDVPAAREVMRLDFEQVDALYEQMQRASLTRLLERPEDTEVALTAGRMARNLERLGDHLVNVAERLEALVLGHFPDIDRAG; encoded by the coding sequence ATGCTCAGTATCACGCTAGAACAGCTGGACGCCGTGCGCGACGCCAACAACCGGGCCGAATTCGCGGGCCTGACGTTGCGGGCGCAGAATCTGGAACGCGAAACCGACGCCCTAGAGCGCGAAATAGAGGACGCCTGCCTGCACGCCTTTTCGCTGGGCCTCTCGCCCGATGACCTCGCCTTTCACTTGCTGGTGTTCCGCAGCCTGACCAACTTGGAGCGCGTGGGCGACTACGCCTTCACGGTGGCGCGGGACTTGGAGGCCTTGGCCCCCCGCACCCGCAGCGCCACCCTGCAAGACGCCCTGCCGCTGGTGCGCCTGCTCTCGGAGATGGTAGAGCGGCTGGCCTTCGCCTTTGCCGAACGCGACGTGCCCGCCGCCCGCGAGGTGATGCGGCTGGATTTCGAGCAAGTGGACGCCTTGTACGAGCAGATGCAGCGGGCCAGCCTGACGCGCCTGCTGGAGCGCCCCGAAGATACCGAGGTGGCTCTGACCGCCGGACGCATGGCCCGCAATCTGGAACGCTTGGGCGACCATCTGGTGAACGTTGCAGAGCGGCTAGAAGCGCTGGTGCTGGGGCATTTTCCGGATATTGATAGGGCTGGGTAG
- a CDS encoding serine/threonine-protein kinase: MPLEIGATIAARYTLRALLGEGGSARVFRAHDALLDREVAVKLMHAHVPDSDRARFLREVRTLARLTHPGVVPVLDLGEEDSGRPFFTMPLFTGGQITALGPLEDAPGPLARFLTAAAFASRALHFVHSQGIVHRDLTPGNILLDGAGLPRIMDFGLVTLTEQTRHLTRSGVTLGTPAYMAPEQAKGVGVEPRSDLYALGAVLYRVACGSPPFIGDSDQSVMFQHVYETPKDPRELNPAVPDAIARVLIALLSKRPEHRPESGEALAHLWALARRDVWTAHARGQYRGGRARTGEHPDGPARVANLREAWSVALPGEVTWPAAVVGEGDLVAVGTRGGQLVLTHASGRPFATYAARDEVTAPATFIGRHVLYGAWDGTLRRVQLSDGAEVWKHQARAEFTGAPTLWADRVLAASRDGHLHALDARTGELAWAYRAGGPVAASPLVWGGAALLCDENGWLHALDARTGSPLWKVEVGTVHGTPALLPTAPGEATLVVATWPGEIHALHLTIRGGRAALGSPDPILWTYDLEDEIWAAPAIARSSVVAAPADLTQIAATPTAGLVTGGIVIAAGWGGTVRALRLADGEDVWAHTLEGRVTASPVISAGLVFLASELGELVALDVRTGEVRWSHRETTGVQATPLAADGTLYVAFMNGTLRAYRGE, from the coding sequence ATGCCGCTAGAGATTGGCGCAACCATCGCCGCCCGCTACACCCTGCGTGCCCTGTTGGGCGAAGGCGGCAGCGCCCGTGTGTTCCGCGCCCACGACGCCCTGCTAGACCGGGAAGTGGCCGTGAAGCTGATGCACGCGCATGTGCCGGACTCTGACCGGGCGCGGTTCCTGCGTGAAGTCCGCACTTTGGCCCGCCTGACGCATCCCGGCGTGGTGCCTGTGCTGGATTTGGGCGAGGAAGATTCTGGCCGCCCCTTTTTTACTATGCCGCTGTTTACGGGTGGGCAGATTACGGCGCTGGGGCCGCTGGAAGACGCGCCCGGCCCGCTGGCCCGCTTTCTCACGGCGGCGGCCTTCGCTTCCCGCGCCCTGCATTTCGTGCATTCTCAGGGCATCGTGCACCGTGACCTCACGCCCGGAAACATCTTGCTGGACGGGGCTGGACTGCCGCGCATCATGGATTTCGGGCTGGTCACGCTGACCGAACAGACCCGGCACCTGACCCGCAGCGGCGTCACGCTGGGCACGCCCGCTTACATGGCCCCCGAGCAGGCCAAAGGCGTGGGCGTGGAACCCCGCAGCGATTTGTACGCGCTGGGCGCGGTGCTGTACCGGGTGGCGTGCGGCAGTCCGCCTTTTATTGGCGATTCCGACCAGAGCGTGATGTTTCAGCACGTCTATGAAACGCCCAAAGACCCGCGTGAACTGAATCCTGCCGTGCCAGACGCCATTGCACGGGTTCTGATAGCTCTGCTGTCCAAGCGCCCCGAACACCGCCCCGAAAGTGGCGAGGCGTTGGCGCACCTGTGGGCGTTGGCTCGCCGCGACGTGTGGACGGCCCATGCGCGGGGCCAGTACCGGGGAGGCCGCGCCCGCACCGGAGAACACCCCGACGGCCCCGCCCGCGTCGCCAACCTGCGCGAAGCATGGAGTGTGGCCCTCCCCGGCGAGGTCACTTGGCCTGCCGCTGTAGTGGGCGAGGGCGACCTCGTGGCAGTCGGCACTCGCGGGGGCCAGTTGGTGCTGACGCATGCTTCCGGGCGGCCTTTTGCCACCTACGCCGCCCGCGACGAAGTGACCGCGCCTGCCACGTTTATTGGGCGGCATGTGCTGTACGGCGCGTGGGACGGCACCTTGCGCCGCGTGCAACTGTCGGACGGCGCAGAGGTCTGGAAGCATCAGGCCCGCGCCGAATTTACGGGCGCACCGACGCTGTGGGCAGACCGGGTGCTGGCCGCCAGCCGCGACGGGCATTTGCACGCCCTCGACGCCCGCACCGGAGAACTGGCGTGGGCCTACCGCGCGGGCGGGCCAGTGGCGGCCAGTCCGCTGGTGTGGGGCGGTGCGGCTCTCCTGTGCGATGAAAACGGATGGCTGCACGCCCTAGACGCCCGCACCGGAAGCCCCCTCTGGAAGGTAGAAGTGGGCACGGTTCACGGCACGCCCGCCCTGCTGCCCACCGCCCCCGGCGAGGCCACGCTGGTTGTCGCCACTTGGCCCGGAGAGATTCACGCCCTGCACCTGACCATTCGCGGCGGGCGGGCGGCACTGGGAAGCCCTGACCCCATTCTCTGGACATACGACCTAGAAGACGAAATCTGGGCCGCGCCCGCCATCGCCCGCTCATCGGTGGTGGCTGCGCCTGCCGATCTGACTCAAATTGCGGCCACGCCCACCGCTGGCCTCGTCACAGGCGGTATCGTCATTGCGGCGGGCTGGGGCGGTACGGTGCGTGCGCTGCGCCTCGCGGACGGCGAAGACGTATGGGCGCACACTTTAGAGGGCCGCGTCACCGCCAGCCCAGTCATCAGCGCGGGCTTGGTCTTTCTGGCCTCTGAACTGGGCGAACTCGTGGCGCTGGACGTGCGAACCGGAGAAGTCCGCTGGAGCCACCGCGAAACGACGGGTGTGCAGGCTACGCCACTGGCCGCCGACGGTACGCTGTACGTGGCTTTTATGAACGGGACGTTGCGGGCTTACCGGGGGGAGTAG
- the pstS gene encoding phosphate ABC transporter substrate-binding protein PstS → MKKTFLGLALVATASFGTASAQGSITGAGASFPFPLYSKMFAEYKEKTGVSVNYQSVGSGAGQKQIIERTVDFGASDNAMTDEAMKDAPAKLLQIPTAIGAVVPSYNLPGVTTPLKFTGKVLADIYLGKIKTWGDKAIAALNPGVTIPPLPITVARRSDGSGTTYVFADYLAKVSSEWKSKVGVGNSLQWPVGTGARGNDGVAGVVKSTPGAIGYVELVYAKQNKLAYGSVQNRAGKFVVADNGPAAAAALGVVIPTDTRVSITNSANAEAYPIASFTYVIFYQDQKYGNRTEAQGKALKNLLNWMITTGQQYNEPLDYSKLPANVLNKAKALVNSINYGGKKL, encoded by the coding sequence ATGAAGAAGACTTTCTTGGGCCTCGCCCTTGTTGCAACCGCGTCGTTCGGCACCGCCTCCGCTCAGGGCAGCATCACGGGCGCGGGCGCGAGCTTCCCCTTCCCCCTGTACTCCAAGATGTTTGCCGAGTACAAGGAGAAGACTGGCGTCAGCGTGAACTACCAGTCCGTCGGCAGCGGCGCGGGCCAGAAGCAGATCATCGAGCGCACCGTGGACTTCGGGGCCAGCGACAACGCCATGACCGACGAAGCCATGAAAGACGCCCCCGCCAAGTTGCTGCAAATCCCCACCGCCATCGGCGCAGTGGTGCCCAGCTACAACCTGCCCGGCGTCACCACCCCCCTGAAATTCACCGGTAAAGTGCTGGCCGACATCTACCTCGGCAAGATCAAGACTTGGGGCGACAAAGCAATTGCTGCCCTGAACCCCGGCGTCACCATTCCCCCCTTGCCCATCACGGTGGCCCGCCGCAGCGACGGCTCCGGTACCACCTACGTCTTCGCCGATTATCTCGCCAAGGTCAGCAGCGAGTGGAAAAGCAAAGTGGGCGTGGGCAACAGCCTCCAGTGGCCTGTGGGCACGGGCGCACGCGGCAATGACGGCGTAGCCGGAGTCGTGAAGAGCACCCCCGGAGCCATCGGGTACGTCGAACTCGTGTACGCCAAGCAGAACAAACTGGCTTACGGCAGCGTTCAAAACCGTGCAGGCAAGTTCGTGGTGGCCGACAACGGCCCCGCCGCCGCCGCCGCACTGGGCGTCGTGATTCCCACCGATACCCGCGTCAGCATCACCAACAGCGCCAACGCCGAGGCCTACCCCATCGCCAGCTTCACCTACGTCATCTTCTATCAGGATCAGAAGTACGGCAACCGCACCGAAGCGCAGGGCAAGGCCCTCAAGAACCTGCTGAACTGGATGATCACCACCGGCCAGCAGTACAACGAGCCTCTGGACTACTCCAAGCTGCCCGCCAACGTGCTGAACAAGGCCAAAGCTTTGGTCAACTCGATCAACTACGGCGGCAAGAAGCTCTAA
- the pstC gene encoding phosphate ABC transporter permease subunit PstC — protein sequence MIEPARRPPSRGALSSQGDRVFQILILALASVIVLIFVLSLYQLGRESLPALQRFGFSFFTERTWNPVSGTYGAATMIVGTLVTSLIALLISVPLAVASALFVAEYAPKWLANPVGYLIELLAAVPSVVYGLWALFVIAPILAKWQTAYFLNPDNLGTITRCSELWANQQTNLQCFFVPSGAGGRGLALAIIILTVMILPYTASVARDVIRLVPADQREAMYALGATKWEVISRAILPYARAGILGGVILALGRALGETLAVAMVIGDSQELLKSLWGNASTMASVIANQFGDAQEAIHRSSVVTLGLSLFFLSVIVNYIARLIIARLTPKGIQ from the coding sequence ATGATTGAACCTGCCCGCCGTCCGCCTTCGCGTGGTGCTCTCTCCAGTCAGGGAGACCGCGTGTTTCAAATTCTGATTCTGGCCCTCGCCAGCGTCATCGTGCTGATTTTCGTGCTAAGCCTGTACCAGTTGGGCCGGGAATCCTTGCCCGCGCTGCAACGCTTCGGCTTCAGCTTCTTTACCGAGCGCACTTGGAACCCGGTGTCGGGCACGTATGGCGCGGCTACCATGATCGTCGGCACGCTCGTGACCAGCCTGATCGCCCTGCTGATCAGCGTGCCGTTGGCCGTTGCCAGCGCCCTGTTCGTGGCCGAGTACGCCCCCAAGTGGTTGGCGAATCCGGTAGGCTACCTCATCGAGTTGCTGGCTGCCGTGCCCAGCGTGGTGTACGGCCTGTGGGCTTTGTTCGTCATCGCACCCATTCTGGCCAAATGGCAAACCGCCTACTTCCTGAATCCCGACAACTTGGGCACTATTACCCGCTGTAGCGAACTGTGGGCCAACCAGCAGACCAACTTGCAGTGTTTCTTCGTCCCCAGCGGCGCGGGCGGGCGCGGCTTGGCGCTGGCCATCATCATCCTGACGGTCATGATTTTGCCCTACACGGCGTCGGTGGCCCGCGACGTCATTCGCCTTGTGCCTGCCGATCAGCGCGAGGCTATGTACGCCCTCGGCGCAACAAAATGGGAAGTCATCAGCCGCGCCATCTTGCCGTATGCCCGCGCCGGAATCTTGGGCGGCGTCATTCTGGCCCTAGGCCGTGCGTTGGGTGAAACGTTGGCCGTCGCGATGGTCATCGGAGACAGTCAGGAACTTCTGAAAAGCCTGTGGGGCAACGCCAGCACGATGGCTTCGGTCATCGCCAACCAATTCGGAGACGCGCAGGAGGCCATTCACCGCTCCAGCGTGGTCACCCTCGGCCTCAGCCTGTTTTTCCTCAGCGTCATTGTCAACTACATTGCCCGCCTGATCATCGCCCGCCTCACTCCCAAAGGCATTCAATGA
- the pstA gene encoding phosphate ABC transporter permease PstA yields the protein MARSNAKLSPARRIQNTLMGGIILLATIAVVAPLILIFLYLLREGVGALNLDFFTKTPAPEGETGGGLLNAIMGSITMLAMASVIGVLVGVAGGIFLAEYPRHPLMPTIRMISDVLAGIPAIVMGLVAYGLIVLVFGFSGLAGALALGFLMIPIVVRTTEEVLKLVPLTVREAGLALGLPQWLVIMRIVLPAARGGIITGVMLALARVAGEAAPLLFTAFGNPNVNFDPSKPMSALPLEIYRGATSAYDENQRLAKAGALLLILLIFATSLLARYATRQRK from the coding sequence ATGGCCCGTTCCAACGCCAAACTGTCTCCGGCCCGGCGCATCCAGAACACCCTGATGGGCGGCATTATTTTGCTCGCCACCATCGCCGTCGTCGCGCCCCTGATCCTGATTTTCCTGTACCTGCTGCGCGAAGGCGTGGGCGCACTGAACCTTGATTTCTTTACCAAAACCCCGGCCCCCGAGGGCGAAACGGGCGGCGGCTTGCTGAACGCCATCATGGGCAGCATCACGATGTTGGCGATGGCCAGCGTCATCGGCGTGCTGGTGGGTGTGGCAGGCGGCATCTTCCTTGCCGAGTACCCACGCCACCCCCTGATGCCCACCATCCGCATGATCAGTGACGTGCTGGCGGGCATCCCGGCCATCGTGATGGGCCTCGTGGCTTACGGCCTGATCGTGCTGGTCTTCGGCTTCAGTGGGTTGGCAGGTGCACTGGCCCTCGGCTTCCTGATGATTCCCATCGTCGTCCGTACCACCGAAGAAGTACTGAAACTCGTTCCCCTGACCGTGCGCGAAGCGGGGCTGGCGCTGGGGCTGCCGCAGTGGTTGGTCATCATGCGAATCGTGCTGCCTGCCGCACGCGGGGGCATCATCACGGGCGTCATGCTCGCACTGGCCCGCGTGGCCGGAGAAGCTGCGCCGCTGCTGTTCACGGCCTTCGGCAACCCCAACGTCAACTTTGACCCCAGCAAGCCCATGAGTGCGCTTCCCCTCGAAATTTACCGGGGAGCCACCAGCGCCTACGACGAGAACCAGCGCCTCGCCAAAGCCGGAGCTTTGCTGCTGATCCTGCTGATCTTCGCCACCAGCCTGCTGGCCCGCTACGCCACCCGCCAGCGCAAGTAA
- a CDS encoding replication-associated recombination protein A, producing the protein MTLFDPPAPLAERLRPRTVAEVVGQSHLIGPGKPLTRVLASGRLGSLILWGPPGVGKTTLARLLAGEVGAHFIPLSAVSAGVKDVREATAEAERLRGRGQRTILFLDEIHRFNKAQQDALLPHVESGLLTLIGATTENPSFEVNPALRSRARTLVLQALTQEEVRHLLDRALSDPRGLPGVSAQPEALELLARLAEGDARRALSTLEVAASLADPVTPEAITEAFGKHLPAMDKNGEDFYNLISALHKSVRGSHVDGALYWLARMIEGGADTMYVARRVVRMAAEDIGLADPQALRLCIAARDTVEFLGSPEGDLALAQAVVYLALAPKSNSVYVAWKNALDAVREGETLPVPLHLRNAPTGLMRQQGYGKGYAYYFDDPEGSFEQDYLPDGVQLGLYAPTGEGWEARVAGRWRKLQEAHGEGAEQSEQD; encoded by the coding sequence GTGACTCTGTTCGACCCGCCCGCGCCCCTTGCCGAACGCCTGCGCCCCCGCACGGTGGCCGAGGTGGTGGGGCAATCTCACCTGATCGGCCCCGGCAAACCCTTGACGCGGGTGCTGGCGTCGGGGCGCTTGGGCAGCCTGATCCTGTGGGGGCCGCCGGGAGTGGGCAAAACCACGCTGGCACGGCTGCTGGCGGGCGAAGTCGGGGCGCATTTTATTCCGCTGTCGGCGGTGTCGGCGGGCGTGAAGGACGTGCGCGAGGCCACTGCCGAGGCCGAACGCTTGCGGGGCCGAGGCCAGCGCACGATTCTGTTTCTGGATGAAATTCACCGCTTCAACAAAGCGCAGCAGGACGCCCTGCTGCCGCACGTGGAGTCCGGCCTGCTGACCCTGATCGGCGCGACCACCGAAAACCCCAGTTTTGAGGTGAATCCGGCCCTGCGTTCCCGCGCCCGCACCCTTGTGTTGCAGGCGCTGACGCAGGAAGAAGTGCGCCACCTGCTAGACCGCGCCCTGTCTGACCCACGCGGGTTGCCGGGGGTATCGGCCCAGCCAGAAGCCCTAGAACTGCTGGCCCGCTTGGCCGAAGGCGACGCCCGCCGCGCCCTGAGTACGCTGGAAGTGGCCGCCAGCCTCGCTGATCCGGTGACGCCCGAAGCGATTACGGAGGCGTTCGGCAAGCATCTTCCGGCGATGGACAAGAACGGCGAGGACTTTTATAACCTGATTTCGGCGCTGCACAAAAGCGTGCGCGGGAGCCATGTAGACGGGGCGCTGTACTGGCTGGCCCGCATGATTGAGGGCGGCGCAGACACCATGTACGTGGCCCGCCGCGTGGTCAGAATGGCCGCAGAGGACATCGGACTGGCCGACCCGCAAGCCCTGCGCCTGTGCATCGCCGCCCGCGATACGGTGGAATTTTTGGGCAGCCCCGAAGGCGATTTGGCGCTGGCTCAGGCGGTGGTGTATCTGGCGCTGGCCCCCAAAAGCAACAGTGTGTACGTGGCTTGGAAAAACGCGCTGGACGCCGTGCGGGAAGGCGAAACGTTGCCGGTGCCGCTGCATCTGCGGAATGCTCCTACTGGCCTGATGCGGCAGCAGGGCTACGGCAAAGGCTACGCCTACTATTTTGACGATCCGGAAGGCAGTTTTGAGCAAGATTACCTGCCAGACGGCGTGCAGTTGGGCCTGTACGCCCCCACCGGCGAGGGCTGGGAAGCGCGGGTGGCGGGACGCTGGCGCAAATTGCAGGAGGCTCATGGGGAAGGGGCAGAGCAATCAGAACAGGACTAG